In a single window of the Pontibacter russatus genome:
- a CDS encoding 6-pyruvoyl trahydropterin synthase family protein, with the protein MKVTVSRKEHFNAAHRLHNPAWTDEKNNAVFGLCNNPNYHGHNYELYVRITGTVDPETGYVYDLKKLSDLIKQEILDRFDHKNLNLDTPEFRHLNPTAENIAVVIWEKLRSKISPDYDLAVTLYETERNFVEYHG; encoded by the coding sequence ATGAAAGTAACCGTTAGCCGGAAAGAGCATTTCAACGCCGCGCACAGGCTGCACAACCCGGCCTGGACCGATGAGAAAAACAATGCCGTTTTTGGCTTGTGCAACAACCCCAACTACCACGGGCACAACTACGAACTCTATGTGAGGATCACCGGCACCGTTGACCCCGAAACCGGCTATGTGTACGACCTGAAAAAACTGAGCGACCTGATAAAGCAGGAGATACTGGACAGGTTCGATCATAAAAACCTGAACCTCGACACTCCCGAATTCAGGCACCTGAACCCGACGGCAGAGAACATCGCGGTGGTGATATGGGAGAAGCTCCGGAGTAAAATTAGCCCCGACTACGATTTAGCCGTAACACTTTATGAAACAGAAAGAAACTTTGTGGAATACCATGGATAA
- a CDS encoding coiled-coil domain-containing protein encodes MRGILLGVLLMVSGFCQAQVVQVVEKEQEVNGVIRRGQQLSVELDPKTVEKSWKAYLSEKAGKVKSSKGLFTVEGAQIDTISDAPMRVISMVGSSAQGSSVWWSLDMGVAYIDKDATPEEYAASEKFLRGFARKVYREDVLRQINKAEDVLRATKSEQDRVVKEANSIQQSIDKNRQRRKDLEAELAHNAEELKQLELSVQHNARQQEISRQQVQDMEKSVEEVRAKLRDIK; translated from the coding sequence ATGAGAGGAATTTTACTCGGGGTGCTTCTGATGGTAAGTGGCTTCTGCCAGGCGCAGGTGGTGCAGGTGGTGGAGAAGGAGCAGGAGGTAAACGGCGTCATCCGGCGCGGGCAGCAGCTTTCGGTGGAGCTGGACCCTAAAACGGTGGAGAAATCCTGGAAGGCCTATCTCAGCGAGAAAGCAGGAAAGGTGAAAAGCAGCAAGGGTCTCTTTACCGTGGAGGGTGCCCAGATCGATACCATTTCCGATGCGCCCATGCGAGTGATTTCCATGGTCGGTAGCAGTGCCCAGGGCAGCAGCGTGTGGTGGAGCCTGGACATGGGCGTGGCTTATATAGACAAAGACGCCACCCCGGAGGAGTATGCCGCCTCCGAAAAGTTTCTGCGCGGCTTTGCCCGCAAAGTGTACCGCGAAGACGTGCTGCGCCAGATAAACAAGGCAGAAGACGTGCTTCGCGCCACCAAATCGGAGCAGGACCGGGTGGTGAAGGAGGCAAACAGCATCCAGCAGAGCATCGACAAGAACAGGCAGCGCCGGAAAGACCTGGAGGCGGAACTGGCGCACAATGCCGAGGAACTGAAGCAACTGGAGCTAAGTGTGCAGCACAACGCCAGGCAGCAGGAAATCAGCCGGCAGCAGGTGCAGGATATGGAGAAGTCAGTGGAGGAGGTGCGGGCAAAGCTGAGGGATATAAAATAG